The genomic DNA CTATTTCTTTTCAGGATATAATGGGCAGAGACTCAGGAATAACTGgaaaaaatgtttcaatggTCCATGATGAACCTTATGATTATGAATACAATCCTGACCTTGAACCACCTGCTCGTCTGTCTTGtgatgctctgtgtgtttttgtcctgacatcaaacatcatcatcttcattctGGGCATTGTGGGAAATGGCCTTGTCATTTGGATCATTGGCGTAAAGACAAAGCGCACGGTCAACTCCTTATGGTACCTGAGCTTGGCAGTGTCTGACTTCTTGTTCTCCACGACTGTCCCTTTCAACGGTGTCTATATGGCAACTGGACATTGGCATTTTGGACATTTCATGTGTAAGTTAATATCTGTGGCCTTCCCCCTTAACATGTACAGCAGCATTTTCCTCCTGCTTGTCATCAGTGTGGACcgatgcatgtgtgttgtatttcctGTGTGGACCCAGAACCACCGGACTCTGAGGAAGTCTTCTGCCATCATCGCCCTGGTCTGGATTGTCTCTACACTGCTAACTCTACCCTCCATTGTCTTTCGTACTACACAGACTATAGAAGATGAGACTACATGCATCCATGATCACGATTCCACTGCATTTTCCCGTAAAAGCACTGcgttgatttgttttgtatttggaCTTGCTGTCCCTCTGATGGTCATTGTGATCTGCTACTCTGTTATTACGCTGAAGCTGAGAGCCAATCGTATGATGAGATCCTCCAAGCCCTTTAAGGTGATGACCGCTGTCATAATAACATTTGTGATCTGCTGGCTTCCTTTCCAAATCTTTCAGCTGCTGGAAGTCTACCATGCACTGTATTCTGATACCCTGTTGAAAATAGGTATTCAAGTAACCATCACCATAGCCTATGCCAACAGTTTCATGAACCCAATTTTATATTCATTCATGGGTCAGGACTTCAGGAATAAATGCCTGATGTCTGTTCTTTCAAGGATGGAAAGTGCCTTACAGGAGGAAGGCCGTTCCACAAAAGCAATGTCCATCTCAAAATCAGCTGATGGTTAAAAATAGTCTTTCGTTGTAGAAACAGATTCCTTGGGACCGGCACATAATTGTGACTGATATTGTGATGCTTAAATGCAAGAGAAACACAAGTTATTGATGTGATACATGGATCTCCAGACGTGGACTTTTTTTGCACCATTTCTTCACCATATCAAAGGACACTCAGCAAAGACTTTTCAGTGGTATAAAGGATCCATGAAAGCCCTTATGTtgtgaaagcaaaaaaaagtttGTGACAAAAGACTAATTCATATTTTCAAATGAGTAACCTGTCTATTTGCATGCATTATATTTTCTTTCTCCTCAGTATTGACCAGACTTCCAGTTTTTAAACTTTTCTGGTCAGCTTAAAGGTTTTGGGTCtgtgtatgcttcgttcatttgatattcaattgagaatccataataaaaaaaataaaaaattacttgtcatttcattatttgtttatgaatgtgatacgaagaagcaaataacgctttgtttttcagccttttgatttcgtggtcagatcaaaagtagaacatttaaaaaacggactcggggctaactgattttgatatttatttttttctgattgctGTGACCTGGAAGTCAATTCAAAGTCACTTTCTTGGTCTTTCAGTGCTCAGTGTTGCCAATTTAGCGACTTATTTGTTGTTAGCTTTAGCGACTTTTGGCAATTTTAGCGACAGAAAATATTGTCTGGCAAACGAGAGACTGGGCGACTTGCGCAACTCAGTTTCATTGTTGAATCGTCAGAAAATCATCTCCCTTCTCGtgcctgttttcttgaacatgcattcgcccaaatcgttgctccatgattatagaagtagcctaatgattagtctgtagtaggctattaggccatgttattgcatggaagtaggctacagtgggttCCCTTAGACGTGGCCACTTAATTCACGCACATTGAATTGTATTACAACTTatcgccacgaggtggcagtttaAGTCCCCTGTAGCTAGTGCCCTATATAGGGCGCTAGCTGTAGCATTGCCCTGGTGTTATGTTTGCCGTTGttatggttgtaggcctatgtctgctTTTCCCCACCTACTGGTTTCTTTGCGCATGCTCGCGTTTCTCACAACAGCTGCAGGAGTTTTCACGGTTTTCAGGCCGCATTTTATATGccatcactacactacaaccactcagacgaaagacatgtgaaatataggctatagtcTATTTTAGCAAAAAAGTGGACCACAACTTCATTTACAAGCAGAGCAAGCAATTCAAATTAGAAAAAACTAGATTGGCAGCTGAGGGgacgtttaaatagcctatagtctagGCTAACCATAGTCTTTAGGTTAAATTGTGTATAGCCTATGGTACAGTTATATTCGGACTGGtctgacagaagcagcagctggcaatggaagtcaataaataatttccggggtcacagcaatcgggaaaaaataaatatcaaaatcaattttggcctaagtcatttttttaaatgttctacttttgatctgaccacgaaatcgaaagtctgaaaaacaaagcgctatttgcttcttcgtatcacatttataaacaattaatgaaataacaagtcattttttgattttggattctcaattgaatatcaaatgaacgaagcatacacggaccgTTTTGCAATGGCCTGAGGGAAACTTTTAGACATGACTTGATGTAGTTGTTTCATATATTTGTTCTGTCTTTATGCACATGTACAAATATTGTTTCTCTTTGCCATATATCCATATATGTATGCATAATATATAACATTCCTGGAACCATTTATTTTCTGGAAAATGGTAAATAAGCCACTAAGTCACACACCATGGTGGGGTAATATTTCTATGTGTCagaaatgtattgcatgtgCTCACACACGTCA from Sardina pilchardus chromosome 2, fSarPil1.1, whole genome shotgun sequence includes the following:
- the LOC134070032 gene encoding chemerin-like receptor 1, coding for MGRDSGITGKNVSMVHDEPYDYEYNPDLEPPARLSCDALCVFVLTSNIIIFILGIVGNGLVIWIIGVKTKRTVNSLWYLSLAVSDFLFSTTVPFNGVYMATGHWHFGHFMCKLISVAFPLNMYSSIFLLLVISVDRCMCVVFPVWTQNHRTLRKSSAIIALVWIVSTLLTLPSIVFRTTQTIEDETTCIHDHDSTAFSRKSTALICFVFGLAVPLMVIVICYSVITLKLRANRMMRSSKPFKVMTAVIITFVICWLPFQIFQLLEVYHALYSDTLLKIGIQVTITIAYANSFMNPILYSFMGQDFRNKCLMSVLSRMESALQEEGRSTKAMSISKSADG